Proteins from a genomic interval of Gluconacetobacter diazotrophicus PA1 5:
- a CDS encoding DUF2125 domain-containing protein, producing MPGSVPFLHRLRRSPSAGRRVRRAGLVLGCVAALDGLCWLAAQRVMDRALDGWTTRLARQGWSVQAGPRARGGSPLTARITLRSPRLHGPIGRRSAAWGADGLAISVSWLHPGTLRVGLIGTQALRLSGPDRAGLLALRGRGQDADITLPLALRPDAPGGQAAWSARRLDVRVLDPAGHETGFRLDGVQGHGLWNDQAGPDASRLALAVTADRVDLPLNWPLIGSMPPTLPDPRRLHDAGVEVAFPGPTPGDPSAHMLLQDAHATWSTLSLHLVGHATLPPTGGPDGTFTLSLTGIGTTIHALEQSGTVPRDLARAVTALDRWAAETGADGPAGPSPATPVLSDRRLDLPLRLRAGGVFLGTLPIGSIADDLP from the coding sequence ATGCCCGGTTCAGTCCCCTTTTTGCATCGCCTGCGCCGAAGCCCGTCGGCCGGCCGCCGGGTGCGCCGCGCCGGACTGGTCCTGGGGTGCGTGGCCGCGCTGGACGGGCTGTGCTGGCTGGCCGCGCAGCGGGTGATGGACAGGGCGCTGGATGGCTGGACCACGCGCCTCGCCCGGCAGGGCTGGAGCGTGCAGGCAGGCCCCAGGGCACGGGGCGGATCGCCGCTGACGGCGCGCATCACGCTGCGGTCCCCCCGCCTGCACGGACCGATCGGCCGGCGCAGCGCGGCCTGGGGCGCGGACGGGCTGGCGATATCGGTTTCATGGCTGCATCCCGGCACCTTGCGGGTCGGACTGATCGGGACGCAGGCCCTGCGCCTGTCCGGCCCGGACCGCGCCGGCCTGCTGGCCCTGCGCGGCCGGGGCCAGGATGCGGACATCACGCTGCCGCTGGCCCTGCGGCCGGACGCGCCGGGGGGACAGGCCGCATGGTCGGCCCGGCGGCTGGATGTGCGGGTGCTGGACCCGGCGGGGCACGAGACCGGCTTCCGCCTGGATGGCGTGCAGGGCCACGGATTGTGGAACGACCAGGCCGGCCCCGACGCCAGCCGGCTGGCGCTGGCCGTGACGGCCGACCGGGTGGACCTGCCGCTGAACTGGCCGCTGATCGGGTCCATGCCCCCCACGCTGCCGGACCCGCGCCGCCTGCATGACGCCGGCGTGGAGGTGGCGTTCCCCGGTCCCACCCCCGGCGACCCATCGGCGCATATGCTGCTTCAGGACGCCCACGCCACCTGGTCCACCCTGTCGCTGCATCTGGTGGGACACGCGACCCTGCCGCCTACGGGCGGCCCGGACGGCACGTTCACCCTGTCCCTTACCGGCATCGGAACCACGATCCACGCGCTGGAACAGAGCGGAACGGTCCCCCGCGACCTGGCACGCGCGGTCACCGCACTGGACCGCTGGGCCGCCGAAACCGGCGCGGACGGACCCGCCGGTCCCTCGCCCGCCACCCCGGTGCTGAGCGACCGGCGCCTGGACCTGCCGCTGCGCCTGCGCGCGGGCGGCGTGTTCCTGGGCACGCTGCCGATCGGCAGCATCGCCGACGATCTGCCCTGA
- the phaR gene encoding polyhydroxyalkanoate synthesis repressor PhaR has product MPDANSPVAPIVIKKYANRRLYDTESSIYITLDTLADMVRCGKEFVIYDARTGDDITRSVLTQIIMEEETKGRAMLPATFLRQLIRFYGDSMQGLVPDYLDQMMEQFAASQKQIRSTMERTMETFLPPEMEKIGRQNMAMMDRALSMFVSMYQPAPDAPAPGPAARPDAPSFADGNAHAAGDASPGAVKPETMEEELERLRREVAALRDALGPQGGRR; this is encoded by the coding sequence TTGCCGGATGCCAACAGCCCGGTCGCCCCGATCGTCATCAAGAAATACGCGAACCGACGCCTGTACGATACCGAAAGCTCAATCTACATCACGCTCGATACGCTGGCCGATATGGTCCGTTGTGGCAAGGAGTTCGTGATCTATGACGCGCGGACCGGCGACGACATCACCCGTTCGGTCCTGACCCAGATCATCATGGAGGAAGAGACCAAGGGCCGCGCCATGCTGCCCGCGACCTTCCTGCGGCAGTTGATCCGCTTCTACGGCGACAGCATGCAGGGGCTGGTGCCCGACTATCTGGACCAGATGATGGAGCAGTTCGCCGCCAGCCAGAAGCAGATCCGCAGCACCATGGAGCGGACGATGGAAACCTTCCTGCCGCCTGAAATGGAAAAGATCGGGCGGCAGAACATGGCGATGATGGACCGGGCGCTGTCCATGTTCGTGTCGATGTACCAGCCCGCGCCCGACGCGCCGGCACCCGGTCCCGCCGCGCGGCCGGACGCGCCGTCTTTCGCCGATGGGAACGCTCACGCGGCCGGGGATGCATCGCCGGGGGCGGTGAAACCCGAGACGATGGAAGAGGAACTGGAACGGCTGCGCCGCGAAGTCGCGGCCCTGCGCGACGCGCTGGGCCCGCAGGGCGGTCGGCGCTAG
- a CDS encoding alpha/beta fold hydrolase: MLRRGPRPLALHLSGALTSMPFARSSTGSNDGSTSSKTGFPLPPGLPGGDPAALDPVFLAGVAAYRRHPYQRVDPAPPPVLWAQGDMRVLDYAPTGGRPVLFVPSLINRAYVLDLMPGPAAGGVSILRDLAARGLRPLLVDWGWPGEAERRLDCAGYVTERLEPALAAIAAQCGGPVTLAGYCMGGLLAVAAAQRRPGLVRALALLATPWDFSTLPPGTAGALAHIIAPYAGLMALTGTVPVDALQTAFAAIDPPGIIRKFRRFADMAPDDPRTALFAAMEDWLGDGVPLAAPAAIACLRDWYGANQPMRECWQVGGTTIRPSTLALPTLVAIPERDRIVPPESARPLAAQIPHATELPVAGGHVGMVAGPRARDLLGAPLAAWLLRHG, translated from the coding sequence ATGCTGCGCCGGGGTCCCCGGCCGCTGGCCCTGCACCTGTCGGGCGCGCTGACCTCGATGCCATTCGCGCGCAGCTCGACCGGATCGAACGACGGCTCGACCAGCTCGAAGACCGGCTTTCCGCTTCCGCCCGGCCTGCCGGGGGGTGATCCCGCCGCCCTCGACCCGGTTTTCCTGGCCGGAGTGGCCGCCTATCGCCGCCACCCCTACCAACGGGTGGACCCCGCGCCGCCGCCCGTGCTGTGGGCGCAGGGCGATATGCGGGTGCTGGACTACGCCCCCACGGGCGGCCGGCCGGTCCTGTTCGTTCCCAGCCTGATCAATCGCGCCTATGTCCTGGACCTGATGCCGGGGCCGGCGGCAGGCGGCGTGTCGATCCTGCGCGACCTGGCCGCGCGCGGACTGCGGCCGCTGCTGGTGGACTGGGGCTGGCCGGGCGAGGCGGAACGGCGCCTGGATTGCGCCGGCTACGTGACGGAGCGGCTGGAACCCGCCCTGGCCGCGATCGCGGCGCAATGCGGCGGCCCGGTCACGCTGGCGGGCTATTGCATGGGCGGGCTGCTGGCCGTGGCGGCGGCCCAGCGCCGGCCCGGCCTGGTGCGCGCACTGGCCCTGCTGGCCACGCCGTGGGACTTTTCCACCCTGCCCCCCGGCACGGCCGGCGCGCTGGCACACATCATCGCCCCCTATGCGGGCCTGATGGCGCTGACCGGGACGGTGCCGGTCGATGCGCTGCAGACCGCCTTCGCCGCCATCGATCCGCCGGGAATCATCCGCAAGTTCCGCCGTTTTGCCGACATGGCGCCGGACGACCCGCGCACCGCGCTGTTCGCCGCGATGGAGGACTGGCTGGGCGACGGAGTCCCGCTGGCCGCCCCGGCCGCCATCGCGTGCCTGCGCGACTGGTACGGCGCCAACCAGCCGATGCGCGAGTGCTGGCAGGTCGGCGGCACGACCATCCGGCCCTCCACGCTGGCCCTGCCGACGCTGGTCGCGATTCCGGAACGCGACAGGATCGTCCCGCCCGAAAGCGCGCGCCCCCTGGCCGCCCAAATCCCGCACGCCACCGAACTGCCGGTCGCGGGCGGCCATGTCGGCATGGTGGCCGGCCCCCGCGCCCGCGACCTGCTGGGGGCCCCGCTGGCCGCGTGGCTGCTGCGCCATGGCTGA
- a CDS encoding 3-oxoacyl-ACP reductase — translation MIPAPDPTPRVALVTGGTRGIGAAVSRALRDAGRRVVATYGTNVEQARHFEAETGIRAVAFDVADLEACADALARIAERDGPVTILVNNAGITRDSTIGRMTRAAWDDVIDTNLGGAFNLCHLAMPAMRAQGFGRIVNMASINGQTGQFGQANYAASKAGLQGLTRALALEGARHNITVNTVAPGYIDTAMLETVPPHILTGIIDRIPVGRLGTPEDVARAVTFLTADEAGFITGSTLSVNGGQHMP, via the coding sequence ATGATCCCTGCCCCGGACCCGACACCGCGCGTGGCCTTGGTGACAGGCGGCACGCGCGGCATCGGCGCGGCCGTCAGCCGCGCCCTTCGCGACGCCGGCCGCCGGGTCGTGGCGACCTACGGCACGAATGTCGAACAGGCCCGCCATTTCGAAGCCGAGACCGGCATCCGCGCCGTTGCCTTCGACGTCGCGGATCTGGAAGCCTGCGCCGACGCCCTGGCGCGGATCGCGGAACGGGACGGCCCGGTCACCATCCTGGTCAACAATGCCGGCATCACCCGCGATTCCACCATCGGCCGCATGACCCGCGCCGCCTGGGACGACGTCATCGACACCAACCTGGGCGGGGCCTTCAATCTGTGCCACCTGGCCATGCCCGCCATGCGGGCCCAGGGATTCGGCCGCATCGTCAACATGGCCAGCATCAACGGCCAGACCGGCCAGTTCGGCCAGGCGAACTACGCCGCGTCCAAGGCCGGGCTGCAGGGCCTGACCCGCGCCCTGGCGCTGGAAGGCGCGCGCCACAACATCACGGTCAACACCGTGGCGCCCGGCTATATCGACACCGCCATGCTGGAAACGGTGCCGCCGCATATCCTGACCGGCATCATCGACCGCATCCCGGTCGGGCGGCTGGGCACGCCCGAGGACGTGGCCCGTGCGGTGACGTTCCTGACGGCGGACGAAGCCGGGTTCATCACCGGCTCCACCCTGTCGGTCAACGGCGGCCAGCACATGCCCTGA
- the gloB gene encoding hydroxyacylglutathione hydrolase, producing the protein MGLSIRPVPILTDNYAWFLRDEDSGATALVDPAEEAPLVTAVEEAGGRLDQIFLTHHHADHVAATDALRKRFGAIVTGAAADAYRLPMLDQAVAEGDDIALGGAIGTVMETPGHTRGHIAFHFPLVPALFCGDTLFSLGCGRLFEGSAEEMFHSLRRIAALPDATLICCGHEYTLSNARFAQEVEPENAALHARVAEIDILRAEARPTVPVRLGLEKQTNPFLRAPDVATFARLRREKDAFR; encoded by the coding sequence ATGGGACTTTCGATCCGCCCGGTGCCGATCCTGACCGACAATTATGCCTGGTTCCTGCGTGACGAGGACAGCGGCGCGACCGCGCTGGTCGATCCGGCCGAGGAAGCGCCCCTGGTCACGGCGGTGGAGGAGGCGGGTGGACGGCTGGACCAGATTTTCCTGACGCATCATCATGCCGATCATGTGGCGGCGACCGATGCGCTGCGCAAGCGCTTCGGTGCGATCGTGACCGGCGCCGCCGCCGATGCCTACCGTCTGCCGATGCTGGACCAGGCGGTGGCGGAGGGCGACGACATCGCGCTGGGCGGGGCCATCGGCACCGTGATGGAAACGCCTGGGCATACGCGCGGCCATATCGCGTTCCATTTTCCCCTGGTCCCGGCGCTGTTCTGCGGTGACACGCTGTTCAGCCTGGGCTGCGGGCGGCTGTTCGAAGGATCGGCCGAGGAAATGTTCCACTCGCTGCGCCGGATCGCCGCGCTGCCGGATGCGACGCTGATCTGCTGCGGGCATGAATACACCCTGTCCAACGCCCGTTTCGCGCAGGAAGTCGAACCGGAGAACGCGGCGCTGCATGCACGGGTGGCGGAAATCGACATCCTGCGCGCCGAGGCCCGGCCGACCGTGCCGGTGCGGCTGGGGCTGGAAAAACAGACCAACCCGTTCCTGCGCGCCCCCGACGTGGCGACGTTCGCCCGCCTGAGGCGGGAGAAGGATGCATTCCGGTAA
- a CDS encoding methyltransferase domain-containing protein: MQVDIRAAARFYASRPGENTARLLRQRLQAFWPHTGGDRVLGLGYTLPFLPLWSRPDRGLCVSARLDTAVTREAPSERAAGIHDCLVDEGRLPFPELHFDRVVLVHALEVTHRPDDLIRSVWKVMKDDGRLLLVVPNRAGWWAHSDDTPFGQGTPFSPRQITRRLAHAFLRAERHDGALFLPPVAAALRRLGAVTEAVGHMLLPGLGGVFVIEAVKDVYSGVPAAPALIRAPRRIYEPGLTARSCAARHAARQGDPSAKAG; encoded by the coding sequence ATGCAAGTCGATATTCGCGCCGCCGCACGATTCTATGCCAGCCGGCCGGGGGAAAACACGGCCCGGCTGCTGCGCCAGCGGCTGCAGGCCTTCTGGCCGCATACCGGGGGGGATCGAGTACTGGGGCTGGGCTATACGCTGCCCTTCCTGCCGCTGTGGTCCCGGCCGGATCGCGGGCTGTGCGTTTCCGCCCGCCTGGATACGGCCGTCACGCGCGAAGCCCCGTCCGAGCGCGCGGCCGGCATCCATGACTGCCTGGTGGACGAGGGCCGCCTGCCCTTCCCCGAGCTGCATTTCGACCGCGTGGTGCTGGTCCACGCCCTGGAAGTCACCCACCGGCCCGACGACCTGATCCGGTCGGTCTGGAAGGTGATGAAGGATGACGGCAGGCTGCTGCTGGTGGTGCCGAACCGCGCCGGCTGGTGGGCCCATTCGGACGATACCCCGTTCGGCCAGGGCACCCCCTTTTCGCCCCGCCAGATCACCCGCCGCCTCGCCCATGCCTTCCTGCGCGCCGAACGGCACGACGGCGCGCTGTTCCTGCCGCCGGTCGCGGCCGCGCTGCGGCGCCTGGGCGCCGTCACCGAGGCCGTCGGCCACATGCTGCTGCCCGGACTGGGCGGGGTATTCGTGATCGAGGCGGTCAAGGACGTCTATTCCGGCGTTCCGGCCGCCCCCGCGCTGATCCGTGCCCCCCGCCGGATCTACGAACCCGGCCTGACCGCTCGATCCTGTGCCGCCCGCCACGCCGCCCGCCAGGGGGACCCGTCCGCCAAAGCAGGCTGA
- a CDS encoding phosphatidylserine decarboxylase, with product MSLIQSLKLVLARPHPAARPFLLASGAAALAGRALPWRPARWLGTASGLFFGFCLYFFRDPERVPPVDTHLALAPADGHVVSVEKVVPPDSLDMGDVPVWRVATFLSVLDVHVNRMPAAGTVTRVAYHPGQFLNASLDKASELNERNALRLTLPDGRNMAVVQIAGLIARRILCDAEEGMTYEAGERFGLIRFGSRTDLYLPPGVEPLVTVGQTMVGGETVMARL from the coding sequence ATGTCCCTGATCCAGTCCCTGAAACTCGTCCTCGCCCGGCCGCACCCGGCCGCGCGTCCCTTTCTTCTGGCGTCGGGCGCCGCCGCCCTGGCGGGCCGGGCCCTGCCCTGGCGTCCGGCCCGATGGCTGGGCACCGCCAGCGGCCTGTTCTTCGGGTTCTGCCTCTATTTCTTCCGTGACCCGGAACGCGTGCCGCCGGTCGATACCCACCTGGCCCTGGCGCCGGCTGACGGCCATGTCGTATCGGTCGAGAAGGTCGTTCCGCCCGACTCCCTGGACATGGGCGACGTCCCGGTTTGGCGCGTCGCCACCTTCCTGTCGGTGCTGGACGTGCATGTGAACCGCATGCCCGCCGCCGGCACGGTCACGCGGGTAGCCTACCACCCCGGCCAGTTCCTGAACGCCAGCCTGGACAAGGCGTCCGAGCTGAACGAGCGCAACGCGCTGCGCCTGACCCTGCCGGACGGGCGGAACATGGCGGTGGTGCAGATCGCGGGGCTGATCGCCCGGCGCATCCTGTGCGACGCCGAGGAAGGCATGACCTATGAAGCCGGCGAGCGGTTCGGCCTGATCCGCTTCGGATCGCGCACCGACCTGTATCTGCCGCCGGGGGTCGAACCCCTGGTCACGGTGGGACAGACGATGGTCGGCGGCGAAACGGTCATGGCGCGTCTCTGA
- a CDS encoding CDP-alcohol phosphatidyltransferase family protein has translation MDSPNVSPGGPQDMPAVPVPEAPAALRRPRRPGRRRRPRVRGPSFNRLIPNIMTMLGLCAGLTGMRFALDERFGDAAVALLIAACIDGLDGRIARLLRGTSRFGAEFDSLSDFLCFGVAPGFVLYLWALRDAGRYGYLPCIMFTVCMALRLARFNASLDDTDKPKYASSFFTGVPAPAGAGLALFPVFLGLEARKLGWDGIYAITRLPLLPALTLSGTAFLLVSTLPVWSFKNFKVPSAYVLPLMLGTGAYAAVLVADPWGALAAAGVIYIALLPLSRRSFHRLKREAQDLQTEDDSPDSATPA, from the coding sequence ATGGATTCCCCCAACGTATCCCCTGGCGGCCCGCAGGACATGCCGGCGGTCCCGGTGCCCGAAGCGCCGGCGGCCCTGCGCCGGCCCCGGCGGCCGGGCCGCAGGCGGCGGCCCCGGGTTCGCGGTCCGTCCTTCAACCGGCTGATCCCCAACATCATGACGATGCTGGGGTTGTGCGCCGGGCTGACGGGCATGCGCTTCGCGCTGGACGAGCGGTTCGGCGACGCCGCCGTCGCGCTGCTGATCGCCGCGTGCATCGACGGGCTGGACGGGCGCATCGCCCGGCTGCTGCGCGGCACCAGCCGGTTCGGCGCGGAATTCGACAGCCTGTCGGACTTCCTGTGCTTCGGCGTGGCCCCGGGATTCGTGCTGTATCTGTGGGCCCTGCGTGACGCCGGGCGCTACGGCTACCTGCCCTGCATCATGTTCACCGTGTGCATGGCGCTGCGCCTGGCGCGCTTCAACGCCAGCCTGGACGATACGGACAAGCCCAAATACGCCAGCAGTTTCTTCACCGGCGTTCCGGCCCCGGCCGGGGCCGGGCTGGCGCTGTTTCCCGTCTTCCTGGGGCTGGAAGCCCGCAAGCTGGGGTGGGACGGCATCTACGCCATCACGCGCCTGCCCCTGCTGCCGGCCCTGACGCTCAGCGGCACGGCGTTCCTGCTGGTGTCCACCCTGCCGGTCTGGTCGTTCAAGAATTTCAAGGTGCCGTCGGCCTACGTGCTGCCGCTGATGCTGGGCACCGGCGCCTATGCCGCGGTCCTGGTGGCCGATCCGTGGGGCGCGCTGGCCGCGGCCGGGGTCATCTACATCGCGCTGCTGCCGCTCAGCCGCCGCAGCTTCCACCGCCTGAAGCGCGAGGCGCAGGATCTTCAGACCGAGGACGACAGCCCGGATTCCGCCACCCCGGCCTGA
- a CDS encoding NADH-quinone oxidoreductase subunit B family protein — translation MALLRAILAGRRPAVRLPVTGARPLAVFHVETGGCEGCAMEVAALDGAAYGLPATGIAFVATPRLAEVLLVTGPLTRAMAPVLEAAWHAMPEPRALVAVGACAIDGGPFPENYAVLGGLEGRATLDVTVPGCPPSPAAILAGLARVLERDVAGQAGVAESGLSSSV, via the coding sequence ATGGCCCTGTTGCGCGCGATCCTGGCGGGCCGGCGCCCGGCCGTTCGCCTGCCCGTCACGGGCGCGCGGCCGCTGGCGGTCTTTCATGTCGAGACCGGCGGGTGCGAGGGATGCGCGATGGAGGTCGCGGCGCTGGACGGGGCGGCCTACGGCCTGCCGGCCACCGGGATCGCGTTCGTGGCGACGCCGCGCCTGGCGGAGGTGCTGCTGGTGACGGGTCCGCTGACGCGGGCCATGGCGCCGGTGCTGGAAGCCGCCTGGCATGCCATGCCCGAGCCTCGGGCGCTGGTCGCGGTCGGGGCCTGCGCGATCGATGGCGGCCCGTTTCCCGAAAATTACGCCGTGCTGGGCGGGCTGGAAGGCCGCGCCACGCTGGATGTGACGGTGCCGGGCTGCCCGCCCTCGCCGGCGGCGATCCTGGCCGGGCTGGCGCGGGTGCTGGAGCGCGACGTCGCCGGTCAGGCCGGGGTGGCGGAATCCGGGCTGTCGTCCTCGGTCTGA